In Ignavibacteriales bacterium, the following proteins share a genomic window:
- a CDS encoding methyltransferase domain-containing protein codes for MQQKFRHYTNLDYISTGLDDPWMMTHMDIMAIPLPDSHFDCILCYHVLEHIADDRQAMKELFRVLKPDGWAILQSPIDMTRKTTLEDPRLTTPEDRRNLFGQEDHVRVYGRDYIERLREAGFFVTPETFIQQFSDKMIDKFGLMKEEILFICKKLVIS; via the coding sequence ATGCAGCAAAAATTCAGGCATTATACTAATCTCGATTATATAAGTACGGGTCTTGATGATCCGTGGATGATGACACATATGGATATTATGGCAATCCCTTTACCTGACAGCCATTTTGATTGCATTCTCTGCTACCATGTATTGGAACATATTGCCGATGATCGACAAGCTATGAAGGAATTATTTAGAGTTCTAAAGCCGGATGGATGGGCAATTCTTCAATCACCTATTGATATGACTCGGAAAACCACGTTGGAGGATCCTCGGCTAACTACACCGGAAGATCGTCGGAATCTATTTGGCCAAGAGGACCACGTAAGAGTCTATGGACGCGACTACATCGAACGACTCAGAGAAGCTGGATTCTTTGTTACGCCCGAAACATTTATTCAGCAGTTTTCCGATAAAATGATAGATAAATTCGGGTTGATGAAAGAGGAGATATTATTTATCTGCAAGAAACTAGTTATTTCCTAA